In Citrus sinensis cultivar Valencia sweet orange chromosome 4, DVS_A1.0, whole genome shotgun sequence, one DNA window encodes the following:
- the LOC102616044 gene encoding probable membrane-associated kinase regulator 4, protein MAVNLLSCDPADDDYIDIEVSSYSNFFSHSKSSPPHSGEFEFQMNSSCLEKEPTTSPADELFYKGKLLPLHLPPRLQMVEKLLENSTCAYDNSKDMFEDFYSTPLMTNAATTPTTTSTPFESCNISPAESCQVSQELNPNEYLFEYSSEVSGFIGDNPKKSWTKKLKLIKQSSLGSKLKASRAYLKSLFGKSGCSDESCTAATKVADEGTASKVKETLNVNNYANMAKKNPFGQIHKGNSQSSASLTRSFDKERITESSSSCHRRSFSMVIKRHSTNKSSSSSSSSGSSSSSSSNDSNAFNELQLLKRCSSSVYSETESSIQGAIAHCKQSQAQQLVHSRKTLGDVGFHSLSAFEDQERADLYWG, encoded by the coding sequence ATGGCTGTGAATTTGCTATCATGTGATCCTGCTGATGATGACTATATCGACATAGAAGTTAGCTCATATTCTAACTTCTTTAGCCATTCCAAAAGCTCTCCTCCTCATTCTGGAGAGTTTGAGTTCCAAATGAATTCAAGTTGCCTAGAGAAAGAACCGACAACTTCTCCGGCTGATGAGCTCTTCTACAAAGGAAAGCTCCTTCCTCTTCACCTCCCTCCGCGTCTGCAAATGGTCGAAAAGCTCCTGGAGAACTCAACTTGTGCTTATGATAATAGTAAAGATATGTTCGAAGATTTCTATAGCACTCCTTTGATGACAAATGCGGCCACAACACCAACTACAACTAGTACTCCATTTGAATCCTGCAATATCTCACCTGCCGAATCCTGTCAGGTTAGTCAAGAGCTGAATCCGAATGAGTACTTGTTTGAGTATTCATCTGAAGTGAGTGGATTCATTGGTGACAATCCGAAGAAGTCCTGGACCAAAAAGCTGAAGCTGATCAAGCAGTCCTCACTTGGTTCAAAGCTGAAGGCTTCCAGGGCTTACCTCAAGTCTTTGTTTGGTAAATCCGGTTGCTCTGATGAGTCCTGCACAGCTGCCACAAAAGTTGCTGACGAGGGTACAGCTTCAAAAGTTAAGGAGACTCTTAATGTTAATAACTACGCAAATATGGCAAAGAAGAATCCGTTTGGACAAATTCATAAGGGCAACAGCCAAAGTTCAGCTTCTCTAACGAGGAGCTTTGACAAAGAAAGGATCACTGAGAGTAGTAGCAGCTGCCATAGGAGATCATTCTCAATGGTCATCAAACGGCATTCGACAAACAagtcttcatcatcttcatcatcttctggCTCGTCCTCTTCTTCAAGCTCAAATGACTCCAATGCTTTTAATGAGCTGCAACTTCTCAAGAGATGCAGTAGCAGTGTTTATTCAGAGACTGAGAGTTCTATTCAGGGAGCAATTGCTCATTGCAAGCAGTCTCAGGCTCAGCAGCTGGTCCATTCAAGAAAGACTCTTGGTGATGTTGGTTTTCACTCACTGTCAGCTTTTGAAGATCAAGAAAGAGCAGACCTTTACTGGggataa